The following is a genomic window from Antechinus flavipes isolate AdamAnt ecotype Samford, QLD, Australia chromosome 3, AdamAnt_v2, whole genome shotgun sequence.
ccaatatttatcattatcttttcctatcattttagccaatttgagagctGTGGAGTGGGACCTctgagatgtcttaatttgcatttctttaatcatttgtgatttagagcatttttttcacacatgactagaaatggctttaatttcttcttctgaaaattgtcagtttctatcctttgaccatttattagttggaggatggcttgtattcttataagtttgagtcaattctctatatattttagagatgaggcctttatcagaaatctcagatgtaaaactttttttccccagttttctgcttccccttctaatcttggctgtattggttttgtttgtataaaaccttttaaatttaacataatgaaaattatccattttgcatttcataatgttctctagttcatctttcgccataaattccttccttctctacagatctgagaggaagactattctttgttctcctaatttgcttatagtatcatcctttatgtatatatcatgaacccattttgaccttatcttggtataacgTGTGGaacaatacctagtttctgctatactattttccaattttcccagcaatttttgtgatatagtgagttcttatcccagaagctggagtctttatatttatcaaacagtagatcactgtagtcattgattattgtgtcttgtgaacataacctatttcactgatctattactctatttcttagccagtaccaaatggttttgatgactgctgctttataatatagttttaggtctgatatacCTAGGCCATCattgtttgcatttttcattaattaacttgcaatttttgaccttttgttcttccagataaattttttatttttttttcttatgtctcACCAAGGATtggcaatttttttctgtaaagggCCAAAGAGTAAATATTTTAGGTTTTGTGAACTAATGAGGTCAGGATAACAATTTCCTAGttaaaataaacatgtgacatattcacaatggtcattctctttgccaaaaggtagtTGTATTattaaatctacataaatcattggcatttctatatgttatcaacaaattCTCCTACACTACAAATGTAGGAATTAAGAATAGGGGATACAAGAAGCTCGATCATGAAATATCTGTATGACAGGGCATGTTAACACTGTCAGGAGACCTAAGGTGACTATATTTGCTGaaacacaaatataatttttggGATAATcctaagttttttattttatacatttaaaaatatgattctaagGAGTCCATAAAGGTTCAATGacacaaaaaatttaagaactcttGGATGAtatcttctttaagatttctttcaatTCTGACAACCTAGGATGCTGTGATTTCCCTACCCACAAATCAGCACAGATTTTTTAGCTGCTTCACTCAGTACcaatcaataaatttttgttgagtCTCTACTCTGTACAACAGTCCAAGAAACTCTGGATTCACTCAATTTGGGATGAGTTTTTCTGGATTATCACGACTGATGTATTGTTTCCTCTGCTCATCTTATCTGGACAGTTCCAGGCTCTTGTATCTGAATAAATGCAATTCATACGGAGCAGAAATGAAGAGACAAAACATGTTAAAGCCTTAAAATGTGTTCCTGTCCTTCGTTCCCTCCCATCCCCCAACAAATTCAGTATCAAGATCTTCGTGGAAATGAGAAAATGACTCTGGTAATGGTTTCTCTTAggacttcttttactttttcattcctCAAGCTGTAAATGAAGGGATTCAGAAGAGGAGTCACCACTGTAGTAAAAACAGCAGTTACTTTGTCAAAATCCAACGAATAGCTCTGATTAGGTCTCACATACATGAAAATGGAACTTCCATAGGCAATGGAGACAACTGTAATGTGAGAGACGCAGGTGGAAAAGGCCTTCTGGCGGCCTTGGGCTGAGGGAATATGCAAGATGGTGGTAATGATGTAGCTGTAGGACACAATGGTGAGGACCAAGGAGCTCAGGACAACCACCGAAGACAAAAGGAAGTTGATAATCTCAATGAGATGAGTGTCTATACAGGCAATTTGTAACAGAGGGGCAATGTCACAAAAGAAGTGGCTAATCTCCTTGTTACAATAGGGCAACCTAGACACCACAATAGCTGGACACAGAACTGAGAGGAAAGCTCCAACCCAGCAACCCAGAACTAGCAAGAGGCAGACTCTGCTGTTCATTATGATAGTGTATCGCAGAGGGTTGCAGATTGCGACGTAGCGGTCAAATGACATCACAGCCAGAAGGATAAACTCAACTGTGcccaggaagaaatagaaatatgtttgagTGATGCAGCCTGCAAAAGAGATAGTTTTTCTGTCATTAAGGAGACAGGCCAACAACTTGGGGGCTATGACAGTGGTGAACAGTATGTCCAAAAAAGACAAGTTACTGAGGAAGAAATACATTGGGGTGTGGAGACGATAATCAGTCCAGATCAgggaaatgatgatgatgtttcCTGCTATGGTTAGCATGTATGTTAACAAGAGGACCACAAAGAGGAAGGTCTGCAGCTCCTGGAGCACAGGGAAGGCAACTAGAACAAACTCAGTCACTGTGGTATAGTTTTCCATGGTCTTTGCTGTGGATCGTGGCTGAGAACtagcaaaggaagaaagataagttTATATATTCATTCTTCAATGTTAAAGCTGCTATGCAGGGAGTATTGACTCAAAAGTCAGGAGACTTAGGTTCTAGGACCACCATTTGagcccctctcttccctttccagcCTCATGGGACTCCCATCTTTCTTCTAGCCTCATCTCCCATGATGCCCCTTTTTATATTCTGTGCTCCAGCCATATCATAATACTCACTGTCCTGAAAGATCTTTGTTTAAACTCTTTCTTTACATCAAATATTTAGTCTAGAGGAGTATGTAAACTGAGGTTCAAGCCCAGAGCACCCTTCAAAACACTCTCCTCATTGGTGGAGAGAATAATGAATCCATGATTGATACTGGGTGGAGCTGATGAGAACTTCAGAAGGGAGATGATTCTTCTGGATTCTGGCTTTAAGCAGACAATTAATTCCAGGATTTCTTTAAGAAAAGGGCCCTGAGGAGATAGAAATGGTTACACTTATTTCCCCAAATAGAGTATAAATACTTTGGGGacaagaactgtttcatttttgtattctgtCCTTTGCACCTAACAAATACCTAGTATGTGATGTATTCTTTAAAAAGGCTTATTGCTTTATAGACTACATTAAGAGAGACACTTTCCAGTCAATAATGTGGTAACAGATCTTTTGTAGTCTTTCCTTGTCAAACAATATTATCTTCAATTCTGGGtgctacattttagaaagaatatttataaagaaggtgttttatatatctatatctatatctatatatctatatatctatatatctatatatctatatctatatatagatatagatatataaagaaggTTGCTGAAGAAAGTCAACCATGATGGTAAATGAACTCAAATTCATGCCAATGATAATTGTTTGAGGAATATGGGGATGTTTATCCTGGACAACAAAAAGCTCAGAGGAAAATATGCTAGTTAtctacaaatatttgaagggatGTTATGGAGAAGAAGGATTTAACTTGTTCTGAATGGCACTAGTTGGCAAAACAAGGAGCAATGAGTACAAGTTGCTAAGAGGAAATAACTTCCTAATAATTGAGCTTATTCAAAAGAGTAATAGACTATCTCAAGAATAGATTGCCAGTTACAAACATCTttagtaaaaaaataattttcaagtagAAAGCCACTCAGATAattgtccaattctttatcatGTTGCACATTAGGGATTTTGATAGGAGCTTTTGAATGCTGTGATCTCACTCTCACGGATTAAAAAAATAGCTTATTATAGATATGGTGAcacatcttttccatttttaatctgTTTATAATTCTTCCAGTGTCATATTCT
Proteins encoded in this region:
- the LOC127557973 gene encoding olfactory receptor 6M1, encoding MENYTTVTEFVLVAFPVLQELQTFLFVVLLLTYMLTIAGNIIIISLIWTDYRLHTPMYFFLSNLSFLDILFTTVIAPKLLACLLNDRKTISFAGCITQTYFYFFLGTVEFILLAVMSFDRYVAICNPLRYTIIMNSRVCLLLVLGCWVGAFLSVLCPAIVVSRLPYCNKEISHFFCDIAPLLQIACIDTHLIEIINFLLSSVVVLSSLVLTIVSYSYIITTILHIPSAQGRQKAFSTCVSHITVVSIAYGSSIFMYVRPNQSYSLDFDKVTAVFTTVVTPLLNPFIYSLRNEKVKEVLRETITRVIFSFPRRS